The Lepeophtheirus salmonis chromosome 3, UVic_Lsal_1.4, whole genome shotgun sequence genomic interval ctttaataaaatgtttcgtGTATTAATTTGTACGTTTTAAGTAATTAAACCCACCACTCAATACAtgaaagcaaaatatatatttactatttagtattttaataaaaacatctaGTCAGTGAGTACTATAATATCTGGAGTGGCACCAATTCTATAACGCAACCTCATCAGTAGGTTTTATAACcttttaagcaaaaaattgTTATGGTAGATTCATAGTCagtatgtacaatttatttcatccttcaatatatcatcattttctcaactttatTTGTAGTCACGTTGGATAATAAGTATCTCCACCAAATCATCAAAAACTTATTATGaaatagaaacatttttcaattaaaatatatatttaattagactGATTGTTTCAACCTATGCTTTAAAACATATagactttaataaatatttatacagagTTTTAATAGGCTATTTTATACGATAAATTTAGGGATCAATTTTATGAtgctataataaatatataagaaaggaTTGTCggttaatttcttcatttatgtCAAATAGAGAACAGAATgtcaaaatgaaatacttaaataggttatttattatttctaatttttaatatatgtattatttgagCGTTACAAAAGTGAAAAAGAAACATCCCATAGAAGTAATGTCAACGCTATATATTAGCGatagaaagtttcaaaatacttaaaaacttttatatctcatatttgaagatttataaaaacttcAGATTACGAGTACTAGAAGAGACAGATAAAGTAGTCAATCCAACTTTATACCCACCATAATTAGAGCCTGTGAAGGTCCAAAGTATTAATTGACCAAATGAGCTCTTTACATGCGGCAAAATAAAGTCATGAACATCAAAGATAATTATGCCTTGCAATAATAATCAGAGGAAGGAAAAGTCATTATACTGCAAGTCAAGTCTTAAGTATAGATCCTTGAACCTTTTTATCGAGTCCTAAGATTTCTTTCAATCTAATTTCAgacatttcaataattataatatagagtTCTATAGTATATTAAGCCTTTTCTTTTGACGAGTATAACTGAGCTTTTGAGTCCATATAGATTTGCAAAGTCTCCAAAATATGAACTTAAGTCCAAGTTGAGTCCAAAGTCTCGAGTCCTCTAGTGATACTAAATTGATCGATTAAGTAGTAATATACATTTAGGGTTTTGGAGCtatttaaggaataaaataaaaaactggacATAAATagcttcaataattaaaaacatacagtaacaatatttttatcgaattgttttaatatttcaccAACTATGCAGTTTatgacaaaagaaaaataactatcaaatacctataacatatatatatatatattgtgatatgagaaaataaattaataatattgttttataaacaGAAATACATGTAACATTTTTTCCTCAGATTAATTCGATATATTTGCTAGTTATATTGGTAGTCAGCCAAATAAGCCGATCCTACCAACCGCTATTTATATCTTGTATACTCgaagactatcattgtcatattatttcttcaccatttatcaaataagttacatattattaaaatctacatagtattttattcaaaactgtattatcatattacttagtaatattttattaaaagggtagttataattagttatcatattatttttatgaagaaatagccaaatttattcataaaaatattaaaatggtcaatatatatttataaacgacgagggatgaacaagaaattgtattccagttcttttggaaacagagcaaatgtatagaataactttgtgtatttatgaaaaaaaataaattatgatttataaataattacataaagtactcatggctatttcataatttatgaaatagccatgagtacatatcaagggagaagagggaatcgacagctgacaacattGAGCCCCTTACATCTCCCCcattgtaccccgaatgttgggggtgttttctGGTACTGCCAGGTCCCAAAACAGGATACAATTTACCgccaaaacttgaaaaaataattaagagccCCTTACCCCCCCAATTGTACCCCGATGGTGCACTAATGCCGGGAGTGACGAAGCAACACGATCTTTTGTTGGATTAAACTCCACACATTCTCGAAGGAGTCTTCATCTAGTATCTTCTATTGATTTGATGAAGAatgcttatgataatttataaccatcttaacaaatgacagtcaatacaaataacttaaaagtaattacaatatatatggattgaatatattgttcttggatTTAATGATAGAATTGATCATGACAAGGGTGAagagttaacacagaataactaataattaataaccaataaggcttcaatttaattttcctaatggaTTTGAGTGAAATCTGACAATCTTCTTCGTTCCTCGCTGTAGTACACTATGGTAAAGTGATCCTCTGTAGAAACTGAGACTTAGCTTCATATGCTTCACTACGACGTGGAAGATCCTCAATGTGTTTGaatgtcttttaataaaatgaagaccttGTCAAATTTCTCTTCATTGATTATATAGTCAATGGTTCTTTGAAAACTCGCCACTCTATTAGTTACACCAAATTGTAtccttttaaattgatatagtttttctttttttagaagtttAACTTGAtggtaaacattttttaaatcgacAACACTAAAGACTTCATTTAAGgcaatttttatagtaatttctTCAATATTCGGAAGTGTGTAGGCATCTAAaagtttgaatttgtttataGTTCTAGATTAATCGATAACAAGTCGTTTTTTTCGGTTCATTCGATGTGACCTAGACTTGGGCTCTTTAAGATGAACAACCATTTTCTATAACATCgttagacaatattttttttccttcttcgtTAATAAATTCTTCATCTTCTTTAGTATATCTCATAGACCTTACCGCTACAGGATAACAATCAGGAGTAAGGTTGGCATCTTCGTTAGATTTGTCAGTGATGATTTTacttaagaaattattaaaagagtTTCGCCAATGGATTCACTTCTTCGTCGATGAAGTTTCGGTAGGTTCTGCCTCAAAGCGATCCAGTTTTAAGTATTTACCCATAATTAAGCTAAATAAATTGAACTGATTAACAGTATAATGTATAAGGCCTTACATGAGACTTTATTTAACTTAACTTTACACGTGGATAGGAGTATACAATCCATGAGAAACTGGCATTATATGGGATAAACTAACTACTGGTTTAATAACCAgctcatatatttaatatttacaatatatacataattagtgATTACTTGAACTTTGGTTTTTATCTcacctcataaatttatacgaaatggtTTTATACGAAGTTTTCTATTACCATATAAAACCAATAGAAGAAGGAAAGGTTCCTTTGCTTATATTTCAGTGATGTCCAGAGTAAAAATAGACGTATATATTATGAGATGATTATGACGTCATTGGACGTGTTTTGacccaaggtgactatatattaGGTGTTTCGATGAGagatttctttgcttttgtttacaattgtaGTGACtatattgatgacgtcacagcGGAGTCAATTGTATATCGACATcataaaatggtattttattttcttataatacaatttttacccTCTGTCAATTACGGtactaaaatcaattttaaaaaaagattaaaagttgttttgaatataaaaaaatagttcagaacataaattttcaattaaatataaccaTCAGTatagcgaagaatatattaagaataagtggATACTATGCACTAAATATGAAAtgctcatttaaaaaacataaaccaACAATaagcttttaatttttcatttatcttgaatataataaatatagagttgAGTTTAATTATCTTGCGAATATGAACAAGACAATTTTGCCTTGGGATTCCTGAGTCAATAACTTTAGAAATTGCAAcgacattcaaatatttcaataaaatctacagaagttaagaagtcacttatattttttaacaaataatcacttaatagttcgcaataacaatttatatgcaatagcagaatagaataaaCTCTCGACAAAAgagagaattatttttaaagtcttgGATAATCTTCCACTTGTTTCCCAATCACAAAAGGtactcacaagtaataaataaaccaCTTATCAGGGTAAGGCTTAaagtgtccaggttatatatataattcatatagaCCATATATTTCTACGTCATATGCATCAAGGACACTTTTCTTAGACTatgagacgaagcagagtttaCTTAAGGAGAAAAGGACTCAAGAACATAAATAAGGAGCATTGGATGGAGGATGAAAACTATCCCTGTTCCTCACTGGATCTTTCCGTcaattattctgtcgttttatggaactccatagttcttatatgtagaagtatacgatgatctggatgaatttatgtattcttgagcatagaggcaatgattcacgaggtcagaagtcactatcatagATCTTGATGCCCATTAAAGGAGATCATATCCACCGAGTGAGGCACAAAGACTAAGAGGCGAGATCCTTTTGAAGTtaaagagaggatcagaagacTTATTATTGCCttggatatcaaaatggaaTATGAATTCCTAGGAACTAAAGGATCAGTTGATGTGAATTAATAAATCCGAATCATTCTTACAAAAGATCCATCCGAATCACTATAGTATGGATTAAATGTATTTGCACGCAGTTCGCAACTTATTTATTCTCCTTCGgcttatatatctataattattattatcaattatcagTTGCGAGTAACACTGAACTTTGCTccgttgtgacgtcatcaaaaaaaaaatatatatacatatatggttttttttaatggttttgaCTGgccatagaaaatatataagagAACACTTCATCTCATCAGATGGATTAGTTGCCTTCTTTTGTAGTCCATTAAACAGCTATAACTGAGTTCATCAACtgattataaagtataaaaaaatatctacctttaattttgtatataacttCTTCTTCTATTACTCATGCCTTTCATTTGGGAGACGCGTTACTTTTAAAgctttgtatattttctttggtCCTGAAAGTGCGCTATCATTTAAGATTTCAATTACTGTATACCTTTTAAATGGttggataatttatatataactacatatttcAGGATTCATGTTGATTAAATGAGCTAGGTTAATTAATAGTCTATATGGCTTTTGTGCTCTTTGTTTCAGGTTTTGGACTGTTCATGCTATATTGAttgtgtaataattatttatcatccAAATAGCTACAATTGTTTGAGTTTAATCAGAGGAGTAATGACAGTAAACTCCCATTACTGAATTTGTTTTGTGGCCATCATTACTTAATTCCTCATCCTTAATTTTCTCCATCTCCCTTGAcgaagttttataatttttggtaaatattattattatatcaatatctACTTTTCCGGTACTGAATGTCTTTTAAGTGGGGTAGGGTGTAGTCTTCTAGAGTTCGGGCACTGTACAGTctacataaattcaaaaataagaggCTTTTTTGATTGAGTATTTCATCAAAGACCCTTGACACATTTCTAAAGTCGACATTGCTGATTACTGatattatttgctttattgttgcgtatttgtaataaatctagttaaaaataattagtaggGTAAAGAACAATGAAAGATACATTAATTTTGCTTCACTCTTAACCTATGCTGATAACTACAAAAGTCCAACCCTCTTATCATCTTATGAATATTAGCAAATATAATCATCTGATCACTTTATGAAATCAtatctttaacaatttttactatacaaatatttagCTACTTACGTAAATAATGAGATAATTGTAAGGTGTATTGCTCAAAGAAgcataaattaatcattaaaggAACCATCATCAAGTAAGTTATTTATTAGGATTACTAATGTATAAAACTTCATaataattacacaaaaataaggattataattattaatatttaccaatttataTCAATCCAATTGAAACTTATTATTACAGATACAAAATGACGAATTGGACGGGTGTCTTTGCTGTTTTTGCATTTTCCGTAGTCACCCAGGCCTCTTCAAACTCCACACCTGTGATACTATGGCATGGAATGGGTGACAGTTGTTGTAATCCTTTTAGTATGGGCTCTGTGAAAAAAGTCATTGAAAGAGAAATACCAGATATCTATGTTAAGTCATTAATGATTGGTAATAACGTAATACAGGACGTTGAAAATGGGTTTTTCAAAAATGCCAATAAACAAGTTGATAATGTCTGCAAGCAAATTTCTGAAgacgaaaatttaaaaaatgggtaCAATTCCATTGGATTTTCTCAAGGTGCTCAATTCCTCAGAGCTGTTGCTCAGAAATGCCCTCAAGGTATGAAGAAGTTAATTTCCATTGGGGGACAGCatcaaggaatttttggtaTGAACATATACTATTTCCAATCTATAATTTAaacgttttttcttttccaaggTCTTCCTCATTGTAGTGGGGAACATTTTCAAATCTGCGAATATGTTCGACAACTTTTAAGTTATGGAGCTTACACACCTTGGATACAGCACCTCTTGGTCCAAGCACAGTATTGGCATGACCCCTTGAAGGAAGACACGTATAAAGATAGTAGCATTTTCCTTGCTGGGATCAATAacgaaaatgaaataattgaagagtataagacaaatttaaatacGTTAGAAAAATTTGTGATGATTAAATTCAATAATGACACCATGGTGGATCCAAATGTATCTTCTcactttggatttttcaaacCAAACTCTAGCAATGAAACTATACCTCTTGAGGAAACCGAACTTTTCAAAGAAGATCGTTTAGGTCTCAAAACAATGAAGGACCAAGGAAAGTTGGTTTTCTTAGCCGTTAATGGAGATCATCTCGAATTGccaaaaggtttttttgaaaatgaaattatcaaCAAATACCTGAagaactaaaattataaatttatttcggAATTtacaagtataaatatattctcgCTTTAATAATACCACTTATAtgagacaacaaaaaaaaaaagtatgtgacAGAATGCACAATAATCATAATGAAATCCATTAAAAAGTTCATTGGTAATGGATAGCCAATGATAAATAAATCGAAACTATTAAAACCCATTTTGTAGGAGGGGACAAAAATATCAACGATGTTAACATAGGCTATGTGCCCAAACAGATCTATGAAATACTTCTGTTatttagaagagaaaaaaaaagacaagttGCGATAATATGTCTAATCTAAATTTATAACTTGAGGAGTACTTCTTGGAATGGAAGTTCGCGTTCTTGAGCACATctataagggaaaaaatatatagtaattatgttttatttgttagtaAAACCAACCTTGCAGTAAAAGTTTGACATTGATCGACTGTTCAGTAAGCCAACACATTGTGCGTGAAAAAGGGACTGACAGCCCTTGCATTCGACCTCAGGAAAGCCTGTAACACCTGGACAATATGGAGTACAAGGATTTATCTCTAATTCAGATGACctggacaaaaataaaaataaataaattggtttaTCAAAAGTAATGGAATCACATACACTTTATGTCCTGCTGCAGGAGCAGGCGGTGGTATCCTCCTTGTAGGTTGTGGAGGGCGTTTATCCGTTATACGTGATATTGTAATACCTCTGTAGACGGTGAGATCAGGAGCTCGTCTTTTAGGTACAGGAACAGAgttagtagtagtagtagaaGAAGTTGCAGAGCGTTTTGAAGAATTGACTGGAGGATGAATTTTACTGTCAATTACAGTATATTTTTGATCACTAGATGCAGAAAATGACAAAGTAGTTCCAGCTTTGacttttattgcaatttttcgAGGTACATTAAGTAGAACAGGCTTAGGAGACGATTGAGATCTTACAAGAATAGAAACCTGATCACTTTTATGTACCTCTGATGTAGACGAACTGACCAGCGAAGGAACAGAGTTAGACTGTCTACTTAGCTGAGCCGAAGAAAATAAAGCGTTGAGTTGCCCCCGATTGTTTTGAGTGGTTGGattaatagctaaaaaaatggGTCTTCCATTTACACGAGGAACTTTTCTAGCTTTTTGATAAAGTGTTCGCTGAAGAGTGGTGGCCCTctcaaaaattgtctttgatATCATCTCACTTACTTGCATGTTATTAGAGAATTTAATAGGCTGATATTTTCCATTTTGGTGCATCACTAGTTCTACAATAGGACGCCTTCCATTTGGATTTGTCATGGGAAGCTTAACGTTCACTATACTATTCACTTGTCCTACGGTGAATGATCTCACTGGAGTGGAAGAGGAAGGTGATGAATGTGACGAAGATGCCAAAGGATTAGAATTGCGATTACTGAGTAAGGAACAAGCTTTACacttaaaagttttaaaaagtcgGTTTGCTTGAGTCATCCCTTGACAGCGAGCATGAAATAGGCATTGACAGGATACACAGGTCAAATTAGGTAAAAGACCATAGGATCCAGGACAATGCAGAGTGCAGGGAAGATTCTTTTTTGAGCCATGATCCAAAGGTGATCTCTTAATACGATTTTGTTGTAGATTCATATAATTAAACCCTGAATACTTTCTCTCAACTGggatatttttgcattttctaATGGCAGAGTCATGTGATGCTAAATTATCCTTCATGTGCTGCTCCCTTTCGAGGGAGAGTTTATCTGCTTGTAGCTTAACTTTTTTGAGAGCATCCTTTATTTTTTCGGTCGTTTCACGGGGTGTTAATTTCACTGCACGAAGAGGAGGTGGTGTTGGAGGATGAGACTCTCCCCCCGAGTGAGGTAAAAATCCCCATAGGATCATCATCAAGATTGGTCCATTTAGCTTCTTGAGCCATAAATGGAGTTTGGCACCTTTCCACTGTACgcgttttccttcttttttttatactctGCCTTCATACCAATAATGGAGCGCTTTATTTGAAGAACAATAGGGATTTCCATGGAGAACTCTTCCAAAATGTCGTCGTCATCCTCATCATCAGAGGAGAGAGTCGCAGGTTTGGAGTCATTGTAATGGACAACAGTCTTGGGTTGAGTTCGCAGCCCATCACGAGGACTTCGCACGATTTCATACATTGAGTTGTTGAGTCCGAGGGGACGGCAAACATAGCTGAAATTAATGTCTGAGAGGGAAGTGCTTGGAATTTCGTCAAAGTGCCGAATAATATCCCTAGAAAGTACAAAGAGATTCAAATACAATTCACGACTCCTCAATCAAACAAGAGAAACAACTACCTTTTGGAGCGCTTCTTCCGATGCGTTTCTCGACTTCCCCCATCTCTCTTGGGAGGGATATAGTAGATATCGCAGTCCTCGGACCCTGCTCGCAGCACACATTCCCTTTTCCACCCTTCCAGAAATGGCGCCAAAAGAGTCGACTCAATGGGGTGTAGAGCGTCCATCCCGGGAGCTCGCTCCTTCCTCACTTCATCCTCGCAGGAAATaccctcttcttcttcttcttcctcctcctcctcctcttcttcttcctcctcgCTTTCATCTTCGTCCCCAGAGAGAACCATCACGTCAGGCTCCTTCTCCTTCACTCCCTCCATCTCTGATCCCCGCTCACTCAAGGATGCCCACTAATCAGTAGTGATGAAACAGAAATCAGATAGAAATACAAAAGGGCCAGTCGaggaataataacaataaaaagagagagagagaaaggaaggaaggaagggaaaaagagagaaaaaaaaaatatttagaaaagagaCACACAAACACAAGCAGATACACAAACAAAGAGAAAGAGAAAGAAGTAtctattaaaaagagaaaaagctCCTCTTCTTTCCCACTTAGCACGCCCAATCGCCTCACATCTACAATTAGTGCAATGTTTGCTTTGCTGCTATGAGGGACTGCTAATCTATTTTCTTCACTAATCACTACGACACAGCTTGCTACCTTCTTCTTTCAGGGTTGGTTGGTCTCCTCTGGTTACTTATCATTCAAGGAGTTACTTCATTTTATCCCATTCACGCCGCTCACACATCCCTTTTTGCGCattaaatcgatttttttaagaGCATCATCATTCATTCCCTTAATACAAGTTGTCATTCTATTACACAAGAGAATAAACCTAATTTAGACTAGGTACTTCTCATTACTTCAAATGTAAATGTTGGGAGGGCCGGGATGGACTGTACCACTTTCAATAACATTATTTGcgagttatttaaaaacatgtaaCGTGTGAGAGACTGAttcgtttcattttttcaactaaaaatgattaaataattttttcttataacaaAATAAGTAGTAATAGTAATGAAACCAtaaagaatcaaaattatattgtcaATGATAACAAAATGCTCAAAGGAGGAAACAGTTACTTATAGCATTTAGAATCACACACAGAcgaaatagttaattaaataaggatattctaagagtatacatatataagagaGAAAGTCCTTCAATAGTCTTATAGGTCCTCAATGACAAAACATGACGTATGATGTTCAAGTGAAGACTTCTTCTCTCTTTCCCCCAAAGAggaaattttacattattattgaacatattaaaaatttaattaaaaaaactaatctgTTTCAGCATGATGCAACAGGTgttccaattatttataattattgatatgcTAATGTTTTTTAATGAGTTGAGGGGAAGCGTCGATACAGTAATTAACAGTGTATTCTCAATTTTTGAGTGggattatttaactttttattcaaatagaaaTACTACAAACTAATTATAgattgaaatcaaataaatctGCTGGTACCAAATGAAACGATGAGGGTCACGTCTTACAttacaacattattattttttacccacTAGACTGTAATAAAATGCGTAGATACTTGTAACCCGCTCCGAACagcattaatttaatttcaaacatttcacttcaaaatccattatttccaatattaatcAGCTATTAATTACTGTCCCGTTTTAGGGTTTAATATGCACTTAGTCCTTTTCTTCTGaggaaaatcaaaaactaactttggcaatatttgaaaaaacagGCAGGGGgaactgcaaatcattgagcacactCCTTAAATGATCAAAAACAAGAAACTGTGACAAGAtcagtaaaaatattgtataccagtaaaatataaaaagtaccattttttactcatagtttctttttaaaaaggatgagtaaaataattaactttctgCATTATTTAAAGTTGAATTTTCTGGTTACAAAATGTTTCTAaccatataaaagaaaatggtctctccataaaaaataacaggttgtcaatttttgaaaatgatgaaatgaAAAGATTGTGGACGACCATCGAGTACATAagaactatattatttttttcaagttgtaAGGTATCATTTGTGATACATGAGTTTTGGAATCCTCGATTTGAGGAGTTACAATGTTTTTTCAGGCTCAAAAACTTCGTGGATGCAATGACAAATATACTACCAATGGATTATTAGACAGAACAAACACTCATTTTTGGCTTTCCAATGtttgaattaaacaaatttataaccaaaaaatctttgatttttgtttgtttttagaaatgaacaaggattcaaatttcaaaaaataaatatattctgacGATGCATTAATTTAGTGGACGTTATAGAGTTAAACGATATCTTATGCATTGA includes:
- the LOC139904987 gene encoding uncharacterized protein, with the translated sequence MMILWGFLPHSGGESHPPTPPPLRAVKLTPRETTEKIKDALKKVKLQADKLSLEREQHMKDNLASHDSAIRKCKNIPVERKYSGFNYMNLQQNRIKRSPLDHGSKKNLPCTLHCPGSYGLLPNLTCVSCQCLFHARCQGMTQANRLFKTFKCKACSLLSNRNSNPLASSSHSSPSSSTPVRSFTVGQVNSIVNVKLPMTNPNGRRPIVELVMHQNGKYQPIKFSNNMQVSEMISKTIFERATTLQRTLYQKARKVPRVNGRPIFLAINPTTQNNRGQLNALFSSAQLSRQSNSVPSLVSSSTSEVHKSDQVSILVRSQSSPKPVLLNVPRKIAIKVKAGTTLSFSASSDQKYTVIDSKIHPPVNSSKRSATSSTTTTNSVPVPKRRAPDLTVYRGITISRITDKRPPQPTRRIPPPAPAAGHKVSSELEINPCTPYCPGVTGFPEVECKGCQSLFHAQCVGLLNSRSMSNFYCKMCSRTRTSIPRSTPQVINLD
- the LOC121114842 gene encoding palmitoyl-protein thioesterase 1 — translated: MTNWTGVFAVFAFSVVTQASSNSTPVILWHGMGDSCCNPFSMGSVKKVIEREIPDIYVKSLMIGNNVIQDVENGFFKNANKQVDNVCKQISEDENLKNGYNSIGFSQGAQFLRAVAQKCPQGMKKLISIGGQHQGIFGLPHCSGEHFQICEYVRQLLSYGAYTPWIQHLLVQAQYWHDPLKEDTYKDSSIFLAGINNENEIIEEYKTNLNTLEKFVMIKFNNDTMVDPNVSSHFGFFKPNSSNETIPLEETELFKEDRLGLKTMKDQGKLVFLAVNGDHLELPKGFFENEIINKYLKN
- the LOC121114844 gene encoding uncharacterized protein — translated: MSWCAIIGCSNNTKKCKNLDISFHLIPKEENLKQVWIDCIQRGGNLPKRIYLCSDHFAEECFDASSKLQMRIMGYKKKRILKPGSIPTIFNHMFNRQRELDVFAHRSRTSYVNQWASLSERGSEMEGVKEKEPDVMVLSGDEDESEEEEEEEEEEEEEEEEGISCEDEVRKERAPGMDALHPIESTLLAPFLEGWKRECVLRAGSEDCDIYYIPPKRDGGSRETHRKKRSKRDIIRHFDEIPSTSLSDINFSYVCRPLGLNNSMYEIVRSPRDGLRTQPKTVVHYNDSKPATLSSDDEDDDDILEEFSMEIPIVLQIKRSIIGMKAEYKKKKENAYSGKVPNSIYGSRS